A genomic region of Candidatus Methylomirabilota bacterium contains the following coding sequences:
- a CDS encoding TlpA disulfide reductase family protein, which produces MSKRWLIPLAAVPLLVLLAYGFGTDPRAIPSPLVGRAAAPFTLTTFDGQPVSLDGLRGRVVVLNFWASWCYPACYEEAPVLEAGWRAYRERGVSVLGVDIQDTEEAARRFIGEFGLTFPNAPDPKGKVSIEYGVYGVPETFVIDRRGRIRAKHVGAVTEQFFRSTVEPLLAESAG; this is translated from the coding sequence TGCCCCTCCTCGTGCTGCTGGCATATGGGTTCGGCACCGATCCACGCGCGATTCCCTCGCCCCTCGTCGGGCGAGCGGCGGCGCCCTTCACGCTGACGACCTTCGACGGCCAGCCGGTGAGCCTCGACGGACTGCGCGGCCGCGTCGTCGTCCTGAACTTCTGGGCCTCCTGGTGCTATCCCGCCTGTTACGAGGAAGCGCCCGTCCTCGAGGCGGGCTGGCGCGCGTACCGCGAGCGCGGCGTCTCCGTACTCGGCGTCGACATCCAGGACACCGAGGAGGCGGCCCGGCGCTTCATCGGCGAGTTCGGCCTGACCTTCCCGAATGCGCCGGATCCCAAGGGGAAAGTCTCCATCGAATACGGCGTGTACGGGGTCCCCGAAACCTTCGTCATCGATCGCCGGGGACGGATCCGGGCCAAGCACGTCGGGGCCGTGACCGAGCAGTTCTTCCGATCGACCGTGGAGCCGTTGCTGGCGGAGTCCGCTGGATGA
- a CDS encoding cytochrome c-type biogenesis protein, translating into MSTVLVAAILVLTSAAGAAPVSDEAVAQIASQLRCVVCQNLSVADSPSEMARQMREVIRERLAQGETPEQVLAYFVDKYGEWVLLSPRTQGFTLLVWVLPFAGLFAGLGVVLLVTLRWSRRPSEAREPLAPADRERLRAELERFNE; encoded by the coding sequence ATGAGTACGGTGCTCGTCGCCGCCATCCTGGTGCTGACGAGCGCCGCGGGCGCGGCGCCGGTCAGCGACGAGGCCGTCGCGCAGATCGCGAGCCAGCTCCGCTGCGTCGTCTGCCAGAACCTGTCGGTGGCCGATTCCCCGTCCGAGATGGCCCGGCAGATGCGCGAGGTCATCCGCGAGCGCCTGGCGCAGGGCGAGACGCCCGAACAGGTCCTGGCCTACTTCGTGGACAAGTACGGCGAGTGGGTCCTCCTCTCGCCGCGCACCCAGGGGTTCACCCTCCTCGTGTGGGTGCTGCCGTTCGCGGGACTCTTCGCCGGTCTGGGGGTGGTCTTGCTCGTCACGCTCCGGTGGAGCCGCCGGCCGTCCGAGGCTCGCGAGCCACTGGCGCCCGCCGATCGCGAGCGTCTGAGGGCCGAGCTCGAGAGGTTCAACGAGTAG
- a CDS encoding tetratricopeptide repeat protein, protein MVIVFAALAMGVPAGLFVLWPLLVRRGPSRPVALDDGVAALEAEKVLALRAIRELELDREAGLLADDDYEELRTRYEGRAAAILRQLDALGPRPSAIAGAARRAAPPHVPWTQRPLVLAGGALAILVFGVVLGVLVVRFTGPAPPEMRAELPGPAAAPPTGEGGSARPIPKAMLEGMLRAAHASLDAGRYPEAIAAYKAVLKRDPQNVDAITHLGVILALAGHADAALEAFDRALAIDSSYPHALWDKARVLYELRQDYAGAIAAWERFVAVAPPGDDREQALSRIGEARARLTGAPAR, encoded by the coding sequence ATGGTCATCGTCTTCGCCGCCCTGGCCATGGGCGTCCCGGCCGGGCTGTTCGTCCTCTGGCCTCTCCTCGTGCGCCGCGGCCCGTCCCGACCGGTGGCGCTCGATGACGGAGTGGCCGCGCTCGAGGCGGAGAAGGTCCTCGCCCTTCGCGCCATCCGCGAGCTCGAGCTCGATCGCGAGGCTGGCCTGCTCGCCGACGACGACTACGAGGAGCTCCGGACGCGCTACGAGGGCCGCGCGGCGGCGATCCTGCGGCAGCTGGACGCGCTCGGCCCTCGGCCCTCCGCCATCGCCGGCGCCGCCCGACGTGCCGCGCCACCACACGTCCCCTGGACGCAACGCCCGCTCGTCCTCGCGGGCGGGGCGCTGGCGATCCTGGTGTTCGGCGTCGTGCTCGGCGTGCTGGTCGTACGCTTCACCGGGCCGGCCCCTCCGGAGATGCGCGCGGAGTTACCCGGGCCGGCCGCGGCTCCGCCCACCGGGGAGGGGGGCAGCGCTCGTCCGATCCCCAAGGCGATGCTGGAGGGGATGCTCCGGGCCGCCCACGCGAGCCTGGACGCCGGGCGGTATCCGGAGGCCATCGCCGCCTACAAGGCGGTGCTCAAGCGGGACCCGCAGAACGTGGACGCCATCACCCATCTCGGGGTGATCCTCGCCCTCGCCGGGCATGCCGACGCCGCGCTCGAGGCATTCGATCGGGCCCTCGCGATCGACTCCTCGTACCCCCACGCGCTCTGGGACAAGGCGCGCGTCCTCTACGAGCTGCGCCAGGATTACGCGGGCGCCATCGCCGCCTGGGAGCGCTTCGTCGCCGTCGCCCCTCCGGGCGATGATCGCGAGCAGGCGCTGAGCCGGATCGGCGAGGCCCGGGCGCGCCTCACGGGGGCCCCCGCCCGGTGA